The genomic segment GCCCGGGTGCTGGACCTGTACGCCGGGTCCGGCGCGGTCGGCTTCGAGGCACTGTCCCGCGGCTGCGGGTACGCGTTGTTCGTCGAGTCCGATCCGAAGGCGGCGGCGGTGCTGCGCCGCAACGCCGCGCAGCTGGGGGTCGGCGGCGCGGCCCGGATCGTCGCCGGTCCGGTCGCCCGGGCGCTGGAACGGCCCCCGGCGCAGCGCTACGACCTGGTCTTCGCCGACCCGCCGTACGCGCTGCCCCAGGAGACGCTGACCACGGTGCTGGCTGCCGTCACCGCCGACTGGCTCGCGCCGGACGG from the Actinocatenispora thailandica genome contains:
- the rsmD gene encoding 16S rRNA (guanine(966)-N(2))-methyltransferase RsmD; this translates as MTRIVAGALGGRRLAVPAGQSTRPTSDRVREALFSTLGTLLELPGARVLDLYAGSGAVGFEALSRGCGYALFVESDPKAAAVLRRNAAQLGVGGAARIVAGPVARALERPPAQRYDLVFADPPYALPQETLTTVLAAVTADWLAPDGVLVVERSTRTAEPDWPEEITGRRGRRYGETTLWYGRRS